The sequence GCAATAAGGGCACTTGCTTTTACTGAGTTATTGTAGGCAGATCGTGTGTTAAACCCGACAAAAACATCAACAAAACAAAAAACTAAATATCGGCATTTGGTAACGCCCATGCAGCCCATTCGAGCATTAACCAATATGGCGACAGGCTTGGAGATGCCAGCTTTCCAATGGACACATCTCTCTTTCCTTTTTCAGGAGGAACCTTTTCAAATTGAAAATGGCAACCGTTACACAGTTTTCAAAGGATGGAGATGTCGCAAAAGCTGGCAGCCATCCGTTAAAACTGTAAATTATAGGGGAAGAGTGGATGAACAACGGCAAAGTCAGAATTTACGAATTATCAAAGGAATTGAATTTGGAAAATAAAGAGCTATTAGCAATTTGCGACCAGCTCAACATCGCGGTCAAAAGTCATAGCAGCACTATTACTGAATCGGATGCAGAACGTATTCGTTCGCAAGCAGAAAAACTGACAACAACTTTGGGGTTGTCGAAAGAGCATGGTACAAATAATAAGGGTTCTGCCAACGGTCATAATGCACCCAGCAAACCACAAATATTGGAAATTCGTAGCAAACCAAAGCCACCGAAGAACTCCAGTAGTACTGACTCTGCTTTGCTCTCACCCAATTTAGAAAACCAACAGAGCGCATCTACCGATAGCGCGTCCGCAAAACCTTTTAATTCTTCAGTCTCGCCGAAAGAAACAGTGGCACCAACTGCACCAGTCTCCCCGAATCAGCCCTTGCGCTCTCCAGATAACTCTGTATCCGTTACAAATACGGATAATTCAGCATCCACTCCCTCTTCAGAATCAAATAAAACAGCTTTGAGCAAACAAGAAAAACTAGTTACACCCAAATCTAAACCGGAAAGACCAAATGCACCCGAACTAACTGCGCCGCCAACTAGACCTGCGGCAGCAAACCCAAATTCCGGTTCGGACGATCGCGTCGTTGAAAAACCAATTCTTAAGCGCGATCGCAGTCAATCAAAACCGCCGCAACGCAAGCGGGAACAGAATGCCGAGAAAGCTGAAATATCAGCAGCACCAGCTTCTAAAACCCCGCGTCCGACTTCTGCACCAGTATCAAAAGTAGAAAAGCCGCAGAAGGTCAAGAAAATCTCCCAGGGAGGCGGTGGTTCTTCTGATGTTGCACGTCCGAAAAAGCAAGTACGTCAAGAATCGTCAGCGCCTCCGAGTGTATCGGCGCTTAAACCCCCAGTAAGACCTGCCAAACCGTCGGTTGGCGAATCAACTGATGTTGACGACAATGATGATGATGATGTAGTTGTCGAAGAAGTAGTAGAGCTAAAGCGTCCAACACCACCTCGTTTACCCAGAGGTCAGAAAAAGCGCTCCAAACAAGAGGAGGCTATTGACGAAGCTAAAGAAGCAGCTAAAGCCGCAAAAGCTCCTAAGAATAAACGTCTGAAGCCAATGGTTGAAGACGATTTTGAGGTAGACTTACTTGACGAAGATGAAGCAAATAATGCGATTCAAGCAGCAGTTAGCAATGCTATAGTTCGTCCTCCGAAACCAAAAAGTTCCACACCGAAAGCAGCACCAACACCTGCTGCACCAAGCAAAGTTAAAAAATCCGGTTCTCGCGACCAAAATCGTCGGCGCGGGGGCGGCGGTAATACAGAGGCAGAACCTAAACGTCAGCGTCCTGAAATAATCACGGTTAACGGTCCAATGACCGTACAAGAATTGGCAGATGCTTTGGCAATGCCAGATACAGAAATTGTCAAAATCTTGTTCATGAAGGGTATTGCAGTTAGTATTACCCAGAGTCTTGATACTTCAACAGTCATTATGGTGGCTGAAGAATTAGAAGTATTGGTAGATACTCCAGAACCGGAGGCAGAAGCCCGTAAGGTTACGGAGATGCTGGACTTAGCAGATATGGAAAATCTCCATCATCGTCCACCCGTAGTCACAATTATGGGTCACGTAGACCACGGTAAAACAACTTTACTCGACTCGATTCGTAAAAGTAAGGTGGCTTCTGGAGAAGCTGGAGGTATTACCCAGCACATTGGGGCCTACCATGTAGATATCGAACATGAAGACAAAGAGCATCAAATTGTCTTTTTAGATACCCCCGGTCACGAAGCATTCACGGCAATGCGAGCAAGAGGAGCAAGGGTTACAGATATTGCCATATTGGTAGTAGCTGCCGATGACGGCGTTCGTCCCCAGACAATTGAAGCCATTAAGCACGCTCAAGCTGCGGAAGTGCCAATTATTGTTGCAATCAACAAAATTGATAAAGAAGCGGCACAGCCCGATCGAGTCAAACAAGAGTTGATGCAATATGGTTTGACCTCAGAAGAATGGGGTGGCGAAACAATCATGGTTCCCGTCAGCGCCATTAAAGGGGAAAACTTAAATACGCTCTTAGAAATGATCGTGCTGGTTTCCGAAGTTGAAGACCTGCAAGCGAATCCAGAGCGTTCGGCTAAAGGAACTGTCATTGAAGCTCATTTGGATAAAGCAAAAGGTGCAGTCGCAACCTTGTTAATTCAGAACGGTACCTTACACGTAGGAGATATCCTGGTAGCCGGTTCCGTGTTCGGAAAAGTCCGAGCAATGGTCGATGACAGAGGGGAACGAGTTGAAGAAGCAAGTCCTTCCTTTGCTGTAGAGGTATTGGGTTTAAACGACGTACCCGCAGCAGGTGATGATTTTGAAGTCTTCACCAATGAAAAAGAAGCACGGTTACTTGCCAACGAACGAGCCGAGGTAATACGTCAATCCCGCTTGATGCAGGGAGGGCGCGTCACCTTGACAAGTATTTCAGCACAAGCACAAGAAGGCGAGTTAAAAGAACTCAACTTAATCTTGAAAGCAGACGTGCAGGGTTCGGTCGAAGCTATTTTGGGTTCGCTCAAACAAATCCCGCAAAACGAAATACACATTCGGATGTTGCTATCTGCTCCTGGAGAGGTTACTCAGACAGATATCGACCTAGCCGCAGCCAGTGGTGCAGTAATTATCGGCTTTAACACTACATTTGCTAGTGGTGCGAGACAAGCAGCAGACGAAGCTGGTGTAGATGTACGAGAATACAACATCATCTACAAACTCTTAGAAGACATTCAAGACGCATTAGAAGGTCTGCTAGAACCAGAATTAGTAGAAGAACATTTGGGTCAAGCAGAAGTACGTGCAGTCTTCAAAGTAGGAGGCGGTGCTGTTGCTGGTTGCTACATCCAATCTGGCAAACTGCTTCGTAACTGTAAAGTCAGAGTACGTCGCGGTAATAACTTCGTATTTGAAGGTGCCCTTGATTCCCTCAAGCGGATGAAAGAAGACGTGCGCGAAGTCAACTCCGGTTATGAATGTGGTATTGGCGTTGATAAGTTCAATAGTTGGGAAGAAGGCGACATAATTGAGGGTTATCAAATGGTGACTAAACGTCGCACTCTTGCAATGGCAAGATAGTGAGCAGGCAAAGATATCGCAAAAATCTAATTGGGCAACATAGGTATTTATTACCCCTAGTTGCCTTATTAACATCAAAACCCTTACGCTTGCAAAATATTATTCCAATTAAACTATGTAGAGATTCGGCGCTCAGCTTTTATCTCTACATATTTTTATATCCGTAAAATTCGGTAAAATTATGAATTAAAATTGAGTTTAGTAACAACTGCAACAGAAATATCCGTCAGTTAACCACTAACTTGAAAAAGTATTGCATAAAACTAGAATTTAATTTTTAGGCAATTCTCAGATCGGTTTGGAAAAAAATCAAACGATAAAACAATAAAACAATTAAAAAAAAATAAATTAGATTTAGTTCGTAGTTTTGCTTGTAATAGAAAGCATAGCGAGTGTATTACAGTACGGATAGGACACTATAAGTAATCCCAAGTCAATAAATAAAAATATATTCTGCACAAATTATAAAAGTCAAATCAAAAAGTTAAGCAAAGGATTGATTAATCATGAGTAGTTTTACAGTCAAAAGCGATAGTGGCTTAAAAGGCGATGCCGATATTTGGAATAACTTGAAGCAAGCGATCGCCATTAGTTCAGGTTTTCAACGTTGGCAGATGGAGCGAGTCCATGCGGACAATGCTTTTGAGACATTAAGTTTAGACGAACAAGTACAGCGGTATCTAAGAGAAACTTTAGAAACTTTAGCTTATTAACTGATTGTTAGTTTTCAATTATCAACGAACAATTGCGAAACCAAACTATGAAAGAGCCTTCGCTGTTAATTGTTAATTGATAATTGAATCAAGATTCTTCTTCAGGATTAGAAAATAAACTCGGATCTAAATAATTGATCCGTGAAAGCGGGCTTAAGGCTGCAAGAACTTGAGCGCCGTAGCTACGGTAAATGGCTCGGCTATCTAGCAAAGCCACTATGCCGCTAGAATCTCTTGCAGGAGCTACGGCTCGCTGTAATTCGTTTAATGCTGTAGGTAACAAATACAAGCGGAACCAGTCTTGATGGGAATGCTTGTAGTAAGCAACTCTACCGGCAACCAATGGATCTTCTAAAGATGGTAGAGGTAAAGTGGAAATAATCAACATTTGTGGAGCAGGTAAAACTCTTTGATGTTGCCGCCAAAATTCCCAACCGCAAACTAAAATACCATTTTCATCCAAACAAGTTTTGTCTACCTGTACCCGCGAACCAAATTCAGCAGCCAAAATTGTTCCTAATTGAGATTTGAGCGGTACATCTCCAACTAAGATTACGGTTAAACCTGGTGAAGTTGCACTCAAGCATACTAAAGTGCGAACTTGGTGAATAAACACAGGTTTAAATTCCGGTGTGTTAGGTAAAGGTAATTTATTAGGTATGTAAACTTGAATTGCTTGAGTTTGATTATCATTCGAGAACTTTAAGCAAGTCAGATCGCCTAATCCCAACCGCTGGCGAAATAATGTAGCTTCAGTTTCTGGTTCTAAAGCCGAACCGACTAGTACTACAGGTTGTCGCTGCCAAATTGGCGAGAGAATTTTTCCCAACTCAATTGGGGCACAATGTAGAGAAAATAGACCTTGACGGCGGCTAATAGTAGCCCAGAGTAAAGGAGGAGAAGGTGAAGATTTAGTAGCAGAAAATGTTTCGTGTCTCGTTTTAAATAATTGCCAAAACCTTTTCCAAGTTTCCGGAAGGCTACTTAAATCTAAACTTGAATAAATACGGCATAAAATTTCTTCTTCTGGTTCCGATATCAAGTAACATTCGTAGGGATTTGCAGGATGCTGAAAAATTTCGTGGGTTAATTGCACTCGGAGGGTACGAATTTCCTCAGCCAAGGAAGGATAAGCGAGCATTAACTGCTCCCAATCTTGTGGTTCAATGCTCGCGGTAAGCTGTTCTCTTATCCAATCTTCCAAGTCATCTACACCATCAATAATTGTGGGAATATTTGGGGGAAATTTACTATTAGGACTCAATTGAGCATTTAACCAAGCTTGAGGAGATACTATGAGAATTCCCTGGAAATCTAAAGAGGGAAAAGTATCGCCTACTATAATTGGTTTATTAACTTTTAGCCACTTTTGTAGTCTAGGAATTTCCACTTGTAACAGACGTTGCTGTACTGGTTGAGTCGCGACGATAACCACAGCCCCCTGCCACATTAAAGCCGAAGCCACAAAACTAGTACGATACTGACCTTGA comes from Rivularia sp. PCC 7116 and encodes:
- a CDS encoding ATP-dependent DNA helicase, giving the protein MIEAEVHLSLHNFLRSQAGLPSWPHHLTMARLVARALRVGRSALIQVGAACGYQGQYRTSFVASALMWQGAVVIVATQPVQQRLLQVEIPRLQKWLKVNKPIIVGDTFPSLDFQGILIVSPQAWLNAQLSPNSKFPPNIPTIIDGVDDLEDWIREQLTASIEPQDWEQLMLAYPSLAEEIRTLRVQLTHEIFQHPANPYECYLISEPEEEILCRIYSSLDLSSLPETWKRFWQLFKTRHETFSATKSSPSPPLLWATISRRQGLFSLHCAPIELGKILSPIWQRQPVVLVGSALEPETEATLFRQRLGLGDLTCLKFSNDNQTQAIQVYIPNKLPLPNTPEFKPVFIHQVRTLVCLSATSPGLTVILVGDVPLKSQLGTILAAEFGSRVQVDKTCLDENGILVCGWEFWRQHQRVLPAPQMLIISTLPLPSLEDPLVAGRVAYYKHSHQDWFRLYLLPTALNELQRAVAPARDSSGIVALLDSRAIYRSYGAQVLAALSPLSRINYLDPSLFSNPEEES
- the infB gene encoding translation initiation factor IF-2, with amino-acid sequence MNNGKVRIYELSKELNLENKELLAICDQLNIAVKSHSSTITESDAERIRSQAEKLTTTLGLSKEHGTNNKGSANGHNAPSKPQILEIRSKPKPPKNSSSTDSALLSPNLENQQSASTDSASAKPFNSSVSPKETVAPTAPVSPNQPLRSPDNSVSVTNTDNSASTPSSESNKTALSKQEKLVTPKSKPERPNAPELTAPPTRPAAANPNSGSDDRVVEKPILKRDRSQSKPPQRKREQNAEKAEISAAPASKTPRPTSAPVSKVEKPQKVKKISQGGGGSSDVARPKKQVRQESSAPPSVSALKPPVRPAKPSVGESTDVDDNDDDDVVVEEVVELKRPTPPRLPRGQKKRSKQEEAIDEAKEAAKAAKAPKNKRLKPMVEDDFEVDLLDEDEANNAIQAAVSNAIVRPPKPKSSTPKAAPTPAAPSKVKKSGSRDQNRRRGGGGNTEAEPKRQRPEIITVNGPMTVQELADALAMPDTEIVKILFMKGIAVSITQSLDTSTVIMVAEELEVLVDTPEPEAEARKVTEMLDLADMENLHHRPPVVTIMGHVDHGKTTLLDSIRKSKVASGEAGGITQHIGAYHVDIEHEDKEHQIVFLDTPGHEAFTAMRARGARVTDIAILVVAADDGVRPQTIEAIKHAQAAEVPIIVAINKIDKEAAQPDRVKQELMQYGLTSEEWGGETIMVPVSAIKGENLNTLLEMIVLVSEVEDLQANPERSAKGTVIEAHLDKAKGAVATLLIQNGTLHVGDILVAGSVFGKVRAMVDDRGERVEEASPSFAVEVLGLNDVPAAGDDFEVFTNEKEARLLANERAEVIRQSRLMQGGRVTLTSISAQAQEGELKELNLILKADVQGSVEAILGSLKQIPQNEIHIRMLLSAPGEVTQTDIDLAAASGAVIIGFNTTFASGARQAADEAGVDVREYNIIYKLLEDIQDALEGLLEPELVEEHLGQAEVRAVFKVGGGAVAGCYIQSGKLLRNCKVRVRRGNNFVFEGALDSLKRMKEDVREVNSGYECGIGVDKFNSWEEGDIIEGYQMVTKRRTLAMAR